A genome region from Brassica oleracea var. oleracea cultivar TO1000 chromosome C2, BOL, whole genome shotgun sequence includes the following:
- the LOC106327155 gene encoding pentatricopeptide repeat-containing protein At5g50990 isoform X1, which translates to MQRISISISGIRRFSVTSPSPSSASNHVTLAVSSFLVVDQRLLKQVLGSCKSQSNSKSVLLQAHAHILKLGYGTHPTLVASIVTAYRRCNLPHIARRLLTRFLSLSPGVSNTNLVIESLMINGECGLAKKVLRKASDRNVITWNLMIGGYVRNVQYEEALKTLKDMISFSDIKPNKFSFASALAACARLGDLNRAKWVHSLMMTDGGVELNPILCTALVDVYAKCGDIKTSREVFYGVERDDVSVWNAMITGFATHGLAEEAIRVFSEMEGQHVSPDSITFLGMLTACSHCGLLEEGKGYFDLMSQRYSIQPKLEHYGAMVDLLGRGGKVKEAYELIESMPVEPDLVIWRSLLSSSRTYKNPKLAETAIQNLSKARSGDYVLLSNIYSSTKKWESAQKVRELMKREGIRKAKGKSWVEFGGVIHRFKAGDASHVETKGIYKLLEELIQRTKSQGFVPDTDLVLMDVSEEEKEENLNYHSEKLALAFGILKSSPGSEVRIQKNIRMCSDCHNWIKSVSRLLNRVIIIRDRIRFHRFEDGLCSCKDYW; encoded by the exons ATGCAGAGAATCTCCATTTCCATCTCCGGAATCAGAAGATTCTCCGTCACCTCCCCCTCGCCATCTTCTGCTTCAAACCACGTTACACTCGCCG TTTCATCCTTTCTTGTTGTAGATCAGCGGTTGCTGAAACAAGTTCTTGGATCATGCAAATCTCAATCAAACTCCAAAAGTGTTCTTCTTCAAGCACATGCTCACATCCTTAAACTCGGTTACGGAACACACCCAACTCTCGTTGCCTCCATCGTCACAGCTTACAGACGCTGCAACCTCCCACACATCGCTCGCCGCCTCCTCACTCGGTTCCTCTCACTCTCTCCTGGCGTCTCCAACACAAACCTAGTCATCGAGAGTCTTATGATAAACGGCGAGTGCGGTTTGGCTAAGAAGGTTCTTCGTAAAGCGAGCGATCGTAACGTCATCACTTGGAACTTGATGATTGGCGGTTATGTCAGGAACGTGCAATACGAAGAAGCGTTGAAAACTCTTAAGGATATGATTAGCTTTTCGGATATTAAACCGAATAAGTTCAGTTTCGCTTCGGCTTTAGCGGCTTGTGCTCGTCTTGGAGACTTGAATCGCGCGAAGTGGGTGCATTCGTTGATGATGACGGATGGTGGTGTTGAGCTTAATCCGATACTGTGTACCGCACTTGTCGACGTGTACGCAAAGTGCGGAGATATTAAAACTTCGAGAGAGGTTTTCTATGGAGTTGAAAGGGACGATGTGTCTGTTTGGAACGCGATGATCACAGGTTTTGCGACGCATGGACTAGCCGAAGAAGCGATCAGAGTGTTCTCAGAGATGGAAGGACAACATGTTTCCCCGGATTCGATAACGTTTCTTGGGATGTTAACAGCGTGTAGCCATTGCGGTTTGCTCGAAGAAGGGAAAGGTTACTTTGATCTAATGAGTCAGAGGTATTCCATACAGCCGAAGTTGGAGCACTACGGAGCCATGGTTGATCTGTTAGGTCGAGGAGGGAAGGTTAAAGAGGCTTATGAGTTGATAGAATCAATGCCTGTAGAGCCAGATTTGGTGATATGGAGGTCTCTTCTTAGCTCCTCTAGAACTTACAAGAACCCAAAGCTAGCTGAAACCGCCATACAGAATCTTTCAAAAGCAAGGAGTGGAGACTATGTGCTGCTCTCGAACATATACAGCTCCACGAAGAAGTGGGAGAGCGCGCAAAAGGTGAGAGAGCTGATGAAGAGAGAAGGAATCCGCAAAGCGAAAGGGAAGAGTTGGGTGGAGTTCGGGGGAGTGATACATCGGTTTAAGGCGGGAGATGCATCTCATGTAGAGACAAAGGGTATATACAAACTGTTGGAGGAGCTGATACAGAGAACAAAGTCTCAAGGCTTTGTGCCCGACACTGATTTGGTGTTGATGGATGTCTCTGAAGAGGAGAAAGAGGAGAACTTGAACTACCATAGCGAAAAGCTCGCGCTGGCGTTTGGGATCTTGAAGAGTAGTCCAGGATCAGAAGTTAGGATTCAGAAGAATATAAGGATGTGTAGTGATTGCCACAACTGGATCAAATCAGTGTCCAGGTTGTTGAATAGAGTGATTATAATAAGGGATCGGATACGGTTTCATAGGTTTGAAGATGGGTTGTGTTCTTGCAAAGATTATTGGTAA
- the LOC106327233 gene encoding uncharacterized protein LOC106327233 isoform X3 has product MELMQLRLAIIYLISGEFSIAAAPLYLTILQLHLDLESSSDSIKCRSTSAPMMIPATHDERPTFALASCNFRFPRRAPPGTRINIARLLILHSYFKPQL; this is encoded by the exons ATGGAACTGATGCAACTTCGTCTCGCCATAATTTATTTAATTTCTGGAGAGTTCTCCATAGCCG CAGCTCCACTTTATCTTACCATTCTTCAGCTCCACCTGGACCTGGAATCATCTTCTGATTCCATTAAATG TCGAAGTACTTCTGCTCCCATGATGATTCCTG CTACTCATGACGAAAGACCAACCTTCGCTCTTGCTTCCTGCAACTTCAG ATTTCCAAGACGAGCTCCACCTGGAACCAGAATCAACATTGCACGACTTCTAATTCTTCACAGTTATTTTAAACCTCAACTGTGA
- the LOC106327233 gene encoding uncharacterized protein LOC106327233 isoform X4: MELMQLRLAIIYLISGEFSIAAPLYLTILQLHLDLESSSDSIKCRSTSAPMMIPATHDERPTFALASCNFRFPRRAPPGTRINIARLLILHSYFKPQL, translated from the exons ATGGAACTGATGCAACTTCGTCTCGCCATAATTTATTTAATTTCTGGAGAGTTCTCCATAGCCG CTCCACTTTATCTTACCATTCTTCAGCTCCACCTGGACCTGGAATCATCTTCTGATTCCATTAAATG TCGAAGTACTTCTGCTCCCATGATGATTCCTG CTACTCATGACGAAAGACCAACCTTCGCTCTTGCTTCCTGCAACTTCAG ATTTCCAAGACGAGCTCCACCTGGAACCAGAATCAACATTGCACGACTTCTAATTCTTCACAGTTATTTTAAACCTCAACTGTGA
- the LOC106327233 gene encoding uncharacterized protein LOC106327233 isoform X2: MSIPTLKIPTSFSGVFSTSSAVYKSHVSLQLVRSTNLLFQWFTTIATPIRDCNSDITLPSTSDQLHFILPFFSSTWTWNHLLIPLNVSSVISRSTSAPMMIPATHDERPTFALASCNFRFPRRAPPGTRINIARLLILHSYFKPQL, encoded by the exons ATGTCGATACCAACTCTGAAAATCCCTACCAGCTTCTCCGGTGTATTTTCTACCTCCTCTGCTGTATATAAGTCACACGTCTCCCTTCAGCTTGTCCGATCTACGAACCTGCTTTTCCAGTGGTTCACCACCATCGCAACTCCGATCCGAGATTGCAACTCTGACATTACTTTGCCGTCGACCTCAGATCAG CTCCACTTTATCTTACCATTCTTCAGCTCCACCTGGACCTGGAATCATCTTCTGATTCCATTAAATG TTTCTTCGGTGATCAGTCGAAGTACTTCTGCTCCCATGATGATTCCTG CTACTCATGACGAAAGACCAACCTTCGCTCTTGCTTCCTGCAACTTCAG ATTTCCAAGACGAGCTCCACCTGGAACCAGAATCAACATTGCACGACTTCTAATTCTTCACAGTTATTTTAAACCTCAACTGTGA
- the LOC106327233 gene encoding uncharacterized protein LOC106327233 isoform X1, with protein sequence MSIPTLKIPTSFSGVFSTSSAVYKSHVSLQLVRSTNLLFQWFTTIATPIRDCNSDITLPSTSDQQLHFILPFFSSTWTWNHLLIPLNVSSVISRSTSAPMMIPATHDERPTFALASCNFRFPRRAPPGTRINIARLLILHSYFKPQL encoded by the exons ATGTCGATACCAACTCTGAAAATCCCTACCAGCTTCTCCGGTGTATTTTCTACCTCCTCTGCTGTATATAAGTCACACGTCTCCCTTCAGCTTGTCCGATCTACGAACCTGCTTTTCCAGTGGTTCACCACCATCGCAACTCCGATCCGAGATTGCAACTCTGACATTACTTTGCCGTCGACCTCAGATCAG CAGCTCCACTTTATCTTACCATTCTTCAGCTCCACCTGGACCTGGAATCATCTTCTGATTCCATTAAATG TTTCTTCGGTGATCAGTCGAAGTACTTCTGCTCCCATGATGATTCCTG CTACTCATGACGAAAGACCAACCTTCGCTCTTGCTTCCTGCAACTTCAG ATTTCCAAGACGAGCTCCACCTGGAACCAGAATCAACATTGCACGACTTCTAATTCTTCACAGTTATTTTAAACCTCAACTGTGA
- the LOC106327233 gene encoding uncharacterized protein LOC106327233 isoform X5: MFSFNGTSLQLHFILPFFSSTWTWNHLLIPLNVSSVISRSTSAPMMIPATHDERPTFALASCNFRFPRRAPPGTRINIARLLILHSYFKPQL; this comes from the exons ATGTTCTCCTTCAATGGCACTTCTCTT CAGCTCCACTTTATCTTACCATTCTTCAGCTCCACCTGGACCTGGAATCATCTTCTGATTCCATTAAATG TTTCTTCGGTGATCAGTCGAAGTACTTCTGCTCCCATGATGATTCCTG CTACTCATGACGAAAGACCAACCTTCGCTCTTGCTTCCTGCAACTTCAG ATTTCCAAGACGAGCTCCACCTGGAACCAGAATCAACATTGCACGACTTCTAATTCTTCACAGTTATTTTAAACCTCAACTGTGA
- the LOC106327155 gene encoding pentatricopeptide repeat-containing protein At5g50990 isoform X2 translates to MQRISISISGIRRFSVTSPSPSSASNHVTLADQRLLKQVLGSCKSQSNSKSVLLQAHAHILKLGYGTHPTLVASIVTAYRRCNLPHIARRLLTRFLSLSPGVSNTNLVIESLMINGECGLAKKVLRKASDRNVITWNLMIGGYVRNVQYEEALKTLKDMISFSDIKPNKFSFASALAACARLGDLNRAKWVHSLMMTDGGVELNPILCTALVDVYAKCGDIKTSREVFYGVERDDVSVWNAMITGFATHGLAEEAIRVFSEMEGQHVSPDSITFLGMLTACSHCGLLEEGKGYFDLMSQRYSIQPKLEHYGAMVDLLGRGGKVKEAYELIESMPVEPDLVIWRSLLSSSRTYKNPKLAETAIQNLSKARSGDYVLLSNIYSSTKKWESAQKVRELMKREGIRKAKGKSWVEFGGVIHRFKAGDASHVETKGIYKLLEELIQRTKSQGFVPDTDLVLMDVSEEEKEENLNYHSEKLALAFGILKSSPGSEVRIQKNIRMCSDCHNWIKSVSRLLNRVIIIRDRIRFHRFEDGLCSCKDYW, encoded by the exons ATGCAGAGAATCTCCATTTCCATCTCCGGAATCAGAAGATTCTCCGTCACCTCCCCCTCGCCATCTTCTGCTTCAAACCACGTTACACTCGCCG ATCAGCGGTTGCTGAAACAAGTTCTTGGATCATGCAAATCTCAATCAAACTCCAAAAGTGTTCTTCTTCAAGCACATGCTCACATCCTTAAACTCGGTTACGGAACACACCCAACTCTCGTTGCCTCCATCGTCACAGCTTACAGACGCTGCAACCTCCCACACATCGCTCGCCGCCTCCTCACTCGGTTCCTCTCACTCTCTCCTGGCGTCTCCAACACAAACCTAGTCATCGAGAGTCTTATGATAAACGGCGAGTGCGGTTTGGCTAAGAAGGTTCTTCGTAAAGCGAGCGATCGTAACGTCATCACTTGGAACTTGATGATTGGCGGTTATGTCAGGAACGTGCAATACGAAGAAGCGTTGAAAACTCTTAAGGATATGATTAGCTTTTCGGATATTAAACCGAATAAGTTCAGTTTCGCTTCGGCTTTAGCGGCTTGTGCTCGTCTTGGAGACTTGAATCGCGCGAAGTGGGTGCATTCGTTGATGATGACGGATGGTGGTGTTGAGCTTAATCCGATACTGTGTACCGCACTTGTCGACGTGTACGCAAAGTGCGGAGATATTAAAACTTCGAGAGAGGTTTTCTATGGAGTTGAAAGGGACGATGTGTCTGTTTGGAACGCGATGATCACAGGTTTTGCGACGCATGGACTAGCCGAAGAAGCGATCAGAGTGTTCTCAGAGATGGAAGGACAACATGTTTCCCCGGATTCGATAACGTTTCTTGGGATGTTAACAGCGTGTAGCCATTGCGGTTTGCTCGAAGAAGGGAAAGGTTACTTTGATCTAATGAGTCAGAGGTATTCCATACAGCCGAAGTTGGAGCACTACGGAGCCATGGTTGATCTGTTAGGTCGAGGAGGGAAGGTTAAAGAGGCTTATGAGTTGATAGAATCAATGCCTGTAGAGCCAGATTTGGTGATATGGAGGTCTCTTCTTAGCTCCTCTAGAACTTACAAGAACCCAAAGCTAGCTGAAACCGCCATACAGAATCTTTCAAAAGCAAGGAGTGGAGACTATGTGCTGCTCTCGAACATATACAGCTCCACGAAGAAGTGGGAGAGCGCGCAAAAGGTGAGAGAGCTGATGAAGAGAGAAGGAATCCGCAAAGCGAAAGGGAAGAGTTGGGTGGAGTTCGGGGGAGTGATACATCGGTTTAAGGCGGGAGATGCATCTCATGTAGAGACAAAGGGTATATACAAACTGTTGGAGGAGCTGATACAGAGAACAAAGTCTCAAGGCTTTGTGCCCGACACTGATTTGGTGTTGATGGATGTCTCTGAAGAGGAGAAAGAGGAGAACTTGAACTACCATAGCGAAAAGCTCGCGCTGGCGTTTGGGATCTTGAAGAGTAGTCCAGGATCAGAAGTTAGGATTCAGAAGAATATAAGGATGTGTAGTGATTGCCACAACTGGATCAAATCAGTGTCCAGGTTGTTGAATAGAGTGATTATAATAAGGGATCGGATACGGTTTCATAGGTTTGAAGATGGGTTGTGTTCTTGCAAAGATTATTGGTAA